A single Lactuca sativa cultivar Salinas chromosome 8, Lsat_Salinas_v11, whole genome shotgun sequence DNA region contains:
- the LOC111915283 gene encoding protein EARLY-RESPONSIVE TO DEHYDRATION 7, chloroplastic, with protein sequence MASHSSKNLYPQVDQSNPESYSSFSSSNPSAPSMYPSLETKDLAEKLFPDNDQSHEQQQQSTAFESSEEVVIKIPGSIVHLIDKQQSIQLASGVFEIIRLRQGGNVVAALARVGDEIQWPLAKDEAAVKLDGSHYFFTLRVPSQSGNDVEPEDLLNYGLTITGNSSDELDRVLEEYSAFSVKEVERAVAVEGVGSPEAKASAYWTTLAPNVEDYSGSVARMIASGSGQVIRGILWCGDVTVDRLKWGNEYLKKRMKSGQKADVSPEALKRMKRVKKLTKMSESVATGLLSGVVKVSGFFTSSIVNSAPGKKFFSLLPGEIVLASLDGFNKVCDAVEVAGRNVMSTTSTVTTDLVSHKHGEDAAKVTSTGMDAAGHAIGTAWAVFKIRKAFNPKNAFKPTSLVKAAASGSKSSSSKSSKSEI encoded by the exons ATGGCGTCACACTCCTCTAAAAATCTCTACCCACAAGTCGATCAGTCGAACCCAGAATCGTATTCTTCATTTTCGTCATCAAATCCTTCAGCTCCATCCATGTACCCATCACTCGAGACCAAGGATCTCGCTGAGAAACTGTTCCCGGACAACGATCAAAGccatgaacaacaacaacaatcaactGCTTTTGAATCTTCAGAGGAAGTTGTAATCAAAATCCCCGGATCAATCGTTCACTTAATCGACAAACAACAGAGCATCCAATTAGCTTCCGGGGTGTTCGAAATAATCCGTCTCCGACAAGGCGGCAACGTCGTCGCGGCTCTCGCTCGTGTCGGCGACGAAATCCAGTGGCCGTTAGCGAAAGACGAAGCAGCCGTGAAACTAGACGGATCTCACTACTTCTTCACCCTTCGTGTACCATCCCAATCCGGAAACGACGTCGAACCGGAGGATTTGTTGAACTACGGTTTGACAATCACAGGAAACTCTTCCGATGAACTCGATAGGGTTTTGGAGGAGTACAGTGCGTTTTCGGTGAAGGAGGTGGAGAGGGCTGTGGCGGTGGAGGGAGTTGGCTCTCCGGAGGCTAAAGCGTCGGCGTATTGGACGACATTAGCACCGAACGTGGAGGATTACAGTGGGTCGGTTGCTCGGATGATTGCatccgggtcgggtcaagtaatCAGAGGGATATTATGGTGTGGTGATGTAACAGTTGATAGATTGAAATGGGGGAATGAGTACTTGAAGAAGAGGATGAAATCAGGGCAAAAAGCCGATGTTAGTCCAGAAGCTCTGAAGAGGATGAAAAG GGTGAAGAAGTTGACCAAGATGTCAGAGAGTGTGGCAACAGGGTTGCTTTCAGGGGTGGTGAAGGTGTCGGGGTTCTTTACGAGCTCGATTGTGAACTCTGCACCAGGAAAGAAGTTCTTTTCCCTTCTTCCTGGAGAGATTGTTCTTGCTTCCTTAGATGGATTCA ATAAGGTGTGCGATGCGGTTGAAGTAGCAGGAAGGAACGTCATGTCGACAACATCAACAGTGACTACGGATCTTGTTTCACATAA GCACGGTGAAGATGCTGCGAAGGTTACAAGCACAGGGATGGATGCAGCAGGGCATGCGATAGGAACCGCATGGGCGGTTTTCAAGATCCGAAAGGCTTTCAACCCGAAAAATGCTTTTAAACCAACTTCGCTTGTGAAAGCTGCGGCTTCTGGGTCAAAATCGTCTTCTAGTAAATCTAGTAAATCGGAAATCTGA